A genomic stretch from Tribolium castaneum strain GA2 chromosome 6, icTriCast1.1, whole genome shotgun sequence includes:
- the LOC662131 gene encoding toll-like receptor 2, with protein MRIFILLACLASTCSENYCPPIWQKPTMTQVNETGSILLGEDEFSGCECRAFPASYSFCYGRLNCRTFPRNITISTKTFWLKASRIPEIKPGDLTILTHLEALTIEGNYNLTRILAGSFLHMKKLQKLCISFNANLKILEAGCFDGLTSLRHLLLVKNAFTKVAQITPVLVNLPKLRKLDLSENQFSTIDNSDFAVLGNSYLYELNMILCQIENIEAQAFTHLRNLTVLRLGENSLNISSLAKALDGTTLKSLNLYSIGLKKNNSRLLLDAIAKTNISFLSLAKNQFEVIKSDTFPLMPKIQTLDLQEVLALNITSNAFVGFPNLKTLLLSGNRLNSIPDGVLLEKLSCFEVKQNSGNVNNKHSYFSLFGEKFNHMKNLLQLDLSFNIIQALYNSSFTGLENLRILGLKSATIHRISNGTFSNLSKLVFLNLENNPFVVNHPLTLESGIFDGLDNLEVLLLGGCGIKFVTNAFKSLKNLVHLGLERNKLMILPNFEGLVKLQTLDLSQNNIKPWFEPIFATNTHLRDVNLGGNKITYLTPAMVRDLNRLFSLELSENPFTCDCSFAWDDPKIMKLIENEITLCFFPDSTTGLTIKEFLSEKPDCHNLLIFILPTVFVFLLISSFVVVLYYFRWHLRYWLFLTRLHLSRNHKIRHRDTPQGHVNYLYDAFVSYSSEDRNFVIRLVTMLENYPPYIKLCVYERDFEVGTMISENVLESVAKSRKTLLLISNSYAKSQWCRWESQIAEHHRLFFQDENGQYVDDSLILIKLGPVNETYMTPTLKYLLKTRIYLQWDEDEKKQKVFWEKLRTALAPPGEINENTYL; from the coding sequence ATGCGGATTTTCATATTACTCGCATGCCTGGCCTCCACTTGCTCTGAAAATTACTGTCCACCCATTTGGCAAAAACCTACGATGACCCAAGTGAACGAAACCGGCTCGATTTTGCTCGGAGAAGACGAGTTTAGTGGCTGCGAGTGTCGGGCATTTCCAGCCAGTTACTCGTTTTGCTACGGACGTCTCAACTGTCGAACATTTCCGCGGAATATCACAATCTCGACCAAGACTTTCTGGCTGAAGGCGTCCCGAATTCCCGAAATTAAACCGGGAGATTTGACCATTTTAACGCACTTGGAAGCACTGACAATTGAAGGGAATTACAACTTGACTCGAATTTTGGCGGGGAGTTTCTTACacatgaaaaaattacaaaaactttgCATTTCCTTCAAcgcaaatttgaaaattttggaagCTGGGTGTTTCGATGGCTTAACCAGTCTCAGACACTTGCTACTTGTGAAAAATGCCTTCACGAAAGTGGCCCAAATCACGCCGGTTTTGGTCAATTTACCCAAATTGCGGAAATTGGATTTGAGCGAAAACCAGTTTAGTACAATCGACAACAGTGATTTTGCTGTTTTgggaaatagttatttgtacgAACTTAACATGATTTTGTGCCAAATAGAGAACATCGAAGCTCAAGCTTTCACACATTTGAGGAATCTCACGGTTTTGAGGCTTGGTGAAAACAGCTTGAATATCTCAAGTCTTGCCAAAGCGCTTGACGGGACGACGCTAAAGTCCCTCAACTTGTACTCAATcggtttaaagaaaaataactcGAGACTATTACTTGATGCGATCGCCAAAACAAACATCAGTTTTTTATCACTGGCAAAAAACCAGTTCGAAGTGATTAAGTCAGACACTTTTCCCTTGATGCCCAAAATACAGACTTTGGATTTGCAAGAGGTCCTCGCTCTGAATATCACTAGCAATGCGTTTGTTGGGTTCCCAAACTTAAAAACGCTACTTTTAAGCGGAAATAGGTTAAATTCGATCCCGGATGGTGTTCTCCTTGAAAAATTATCATGTTTTGAAGTTAAACAAAACTCGGGAAATGTGAACAACAAACACTCATATTTTTCCCTATTTGGTGAGAAGTTTAACCACATGAAAAACCTCCTCCAACTCGACTTGAGTTTCAACATAATCCAAGCACTTTACAATTCGAGTTTCACCGGCCTTGAAAATTTGAGAATTTTAGGGTTAAAAAGTGCAACAATTCACCGAATTTCCAATGGCACTTTTAGCAACCTATCAAAACTAGTATTTCTAAACCTTGAAAATAACCCGTTTGTTGTTAACCACCCCTTGACCCTTGAAAGTGGTATTTTTGACGGTTTGGACAACTTGGAGGTGCTTCTTTTGGGCGGTTGTGGCATAAAATTTGTTACAAATGCGttcaaaagtttgaaaaatctgGTCCATTTAGGTTTGGAGAGAAACAAATTGATGATTTTACCGAATTTTGAAGGTCTAGTCAAGTTGCAAACGCTTGATTTGTCCCAGAATAACATAAAGCCGTGGTTTGAGCCgatttttgcaacaaatacGCACCTGAGGGATGTGAATCTTGGGGGAAATAAAATAACGTATTTGACTCCTGCCATGGTACGGGATTTAAATCGTTTGTTTAGTTTAGAACTTTCGGAAAATCCCTTCACTTGTGATTGCAGTTTTGCATGGGATGATCCAAAAATCATGAAACTGATTGAAAATGAAATCACTTTGTGTTTCTTCCCTGATTCTACAACCGGTTTAACCATAAAAGAGTTCCTGAGTGAGAAGCCAGACTGTCACAATTTACTAATTTTCATATTGCCAACAGTTTTTGTATTCTTGTTGATCTCCAGTTTTGTTGTGgtattgtattattttcgGTGGCACTTGAGATATTGGCTTTTCCTCACCCGCCTCCACTTGAGCCGAAACCACAAAATCAGACATCGTGACACACCTCAGGGTCACGTTAATTATCTCTATGACGCGTTTGTTTCGTACAGTAGTGAGGACCGAAATTTCGTAATTCGTTTGGTCACAATGCTCGAAAACTACCCTCCTTATATCAAGCTTTGCGTTTATGAGCGTGATTTTGAAGTTGGGACAATGATTTCGGAGAATGTGCTCGAAAGTGTGGCTAAAAGTCGCAAAACACTACTTTTGATTAGTAATTCCTACGCCAAATCGCAGTGGTGTCGTTGGGAAAGTCAGATTGCTGAACACCATCGCCTGTTCTTTCAAGATGAGAATGGACAATATGTTGATGATAGTTTGATTTTGATAAAGTTAGGACCGGTCAATGAGACATATATGACACCGACTTTGAAGTATTTGCTTAAAACTAGGATCTATCTTCAGTGGGATGAAGATGAGAAGAAGCAGAAGGTTTTTTGGGAGAAGTTGAGGACTGCGTTGGCGCCGCCAGGCGAAATCAACGAAAACACTTActtgtaa